The following coding sequences lie in one Brevibacterium marinum genomic window:
- a CDS encoding IclR family transcriptional regulator, giving the protein MTNGTQSIDRAAEILSLVVKADDAISYTEVVESTELARSTVSRLLSALERNGLVERDADGLYRGGALFATYASRFDRVETLVSAADPTLQRLSEETGETVNLAMPSSTGVVQVAQVDSTFVLGATNWVDVEVPPHCSALGKIMYAFDIIPIPTGRLERRTPHSLGSRKELMDNLAEVRERGYAIVHEEFEEGLDALAAPVFGMDDRVVAAVGISGPTMRIADHHEEVGRLLVDEAGLLSRSLKRKVTHR; this is encoded by the coding sequence ATGACCAATGGGACCCAGTCGATCGATCGTGCGGCAGAGATATTGTCGCTGGTGGTGAAGGCCGACGATGCGATCTCCTACACCGAGGTGGTGGAGTCGACGGAGTTGGCCCGTTCAACGGTCTCACGCCTGCTCTCTGCCCTGGAACGCAACGGTCTCGTCGAACGCGACGCAGACGGGCTCTATCGCGGTGGGGCCCTGTTCGCGACCTATGCCTCGCGCTTCGATCGGGTCGAAACCCTGGTCTCCGCGGCCGATCCCACCCTGCAGCGACTGAGCGAGGAGACCGGGGAGACGGTCAATCTGGCCATGCCCAGCTCGACCGGGGTCGTCCAAGTCGCCCAGGTCGACTCGACCTTCGTCCTCGGCGCCACGAACTGGGTCGACGTGGAAGTCCCGCCGCACTGCTCGGCATTGGGCAAGATCATGTACGCCTTCGACATCATCCCGATCCCCACGGGACGTCTGGAGCGCCGCACCCCGCACAGCCTGGGGTCGCGGAAGGAGCTCATGGACAACCTCGCCGAGGTGCGCGAACGTGGGTATGCGATCGTGCACGAGGAATTCGAAGAGGGCCTCGACGCCTTGGCGGCACCCGTGTTCGGCATGGATGACCGGGTGGTCGCGGCCGTCGGCATCTCGGGCCCGACGATGCGCATCGCCGATCACCATGAGGAGGTCGGCCGTCTCCTCGTCGATGAAGCGGGCCTGCTCTCCCGCAGCCTCAAGCGCAAGGTCACCCACCGGTAG
- a CDS encoding IclR family transcriptional regulator: protein MSNSETNSGSVQSVDRAVTILEVIARTGLAGVTDIAAELEVHKSTASRIVATLEARGLVEQDQHRGKYRLGLGILRLAGATTARLDIVQEARPIAKLLAERTGETINIAVLSDGAALYLDQVAGTASVQSHNWVGQRIPLHATSNGKVLLSGLSEAGIRRTLEEKLPTYTPHTVTSLPRLLDQIAEVVEAGHSVVIDELEVGLTAVSAPIRNAHGDVIASISASGPSFRFTGDKVEAARDLLMGAAADVSARFGWRQR from the coding sequence ATGAGCAACAGCGAGACGAATTCCGGCTCCGTGCAGTCCGTCGACCGCGCGGTCACGATCCTCGAGGTCATCGCCCGCACAGGACTGGCCGGGGTCACCGATATCGCCGCCGAGCTCGAGGTACACAAGTCGACGGCTTCGCGCATCGTGGCCACGCTCGAAGCACGAGGACTCGTCGAACAGGACCAGCACCGCGGGAAGTACCGCCTGGGCCTGGGCATCCTCCGTCTCGCCGGGGCCACGACCGCCAGACTCGACATCGTCCAGGAAGCCCGACCCATCGCCAAGCTCCTGGCCGAACGCACCGGTGAGACGATCAACATCGCCGTACTCTCCGACGGCGCCGCCCTCTACCTCGACCAGGTCGCCGGCACCGCCTCCGTCCAGAGCCACAACTGGGTCGGCCAGCGCATCCCCCTGCACGCGACCTCGAACGGCAAGGTCCTGCTGTCCGGGCTGAGCGAGGCAGGGATCCGCAGGACCCTCGAAGAGAAGCTCCCGACCTACACCCCGCACACCGTGACCTCCCTGCCTCGACTGCTCGACCAGATCGCCGAGGTGGTCGAAGCCGGGCACTCGGTCGTCATCGATGAGCTCGAAGTCGGCCTCACCGCCGTGTCCGCCCCGATCCGCAACGCTCATGGCGATGTCATCGCCTCGATCTCGGCCTCGGGCCCGAGCTTCCGCTTCACCGGAGACAAGGTCGAGGCCGCCAGAGATCTGCTGATGGGTGCGGCGGCCGACGTCTCGGCACGGTTCGGGTGGCGCCAGCGCTGA
- a CDS encoding GcvT family protein, whose amino-acid sequence MASVPAQASVVVVGAGIVGNSLVHHLAELGWRDIVQVDKGPLPNPGGSTGHASNFIFPVDHSREITDLTLDSMRQYKELGVFTESGGFEVARTEERMEELRRRMASAQAWGIESHLVGPEDVAEKVPFLDPSVIVGAFWTPGVGVVDSVGAGTLMRESAQDKGALTVSPNTEVTGIDVENGAIARVHTSNGPIETDKVLIACGVWSPRIAAMAGAALPLTPAVHQMISAGPVPQLAEQTGEISFPIVRDMDALCYERQHGSDMEIGSYAHRAILHEPDDIPSIEAAKLSPTEMPFTDEDFDPQLEQALELMPDVLSDPDVEIRYAINGLLSLTPDGPPILGESPEVKGLWSAAAVWVKEGPGVGRAVAEWMTNGLPEIDVQGADIARFHPHQRTREHVRARTSEAFIKTYGIVHPGEQWNSDRNVRLSPMHEREKELGAVFFEVGGWERPQWYESNAPLLEEFGERVMDRTAEWDSRWWSPIINAEHLALRERAGLVDLSSFVIFDVIGPAALDAVQAIVLAQMDVSIGRVVYTPVLDEAGGFRSDLTIMRLGHDRFRVVTGAAHGMVDVKWFADRLPDTGAQIADLTSSWTTIGLWGPRARDILSQVTNADVSHEGFKFGTARTIEVGSLTVLASRISYVGDLGWELYVPMESGLKLWDTLTEAGGEHGLVPVGLGVYGTTGRIEKGYRSFGAELDSERTVVEVGMARPKVKSQNFVGRAAHLRHREEDPKTVLCSLTVDDQTSSSGVQRFMLGGEPILSQDGRPLVDGHGRNSYVTSAGPAPSLGKHVLMAFLPPAEAVLGNQLTVVYMEESYPVTVASIDSTPLFDPSNENIRR is encoded by the coding sequence ATGGCTTCCGTCCCCGCCCAAGCCAGTGTCGTCGTCGTCGGCGCAGGCATCGTCGGCAACAGCCTCGTCCACCATCTGGCCGAGCTCGGCTGGAGAGACATCGTCCAGGTCGACAAGGGCCCACTGCCCAATCCCGGCGGCTCGACCGGGCATGCCTCGAACTTCATCTTCCCCGTCGACCATTCCCGCGAGATCACCGACCTCACCCTCGACAGCATGCGCCAATACAAGGAACTCGGCGTCTTCACCGAGTCCGGCGGCTTCGAGGTCGCCCGTACCGAGGAGCGAATGGAGGAGCTGCGTCGGCGGATGGCCTCGGCGCAGGCATGGGGCATCGAATCCCACCTGGTCGGCCCCGAGGACGTCGCGGAGAAGGTGCCTTTCCTCGACCCCTCGGTCATCGTCGGTGCCTTCTGGACGCCCGGTGTCGGGGTCGTCGACTCCGTGGGTGCCGGGACGCTGATGCGCGAATCCGCGCAGGACAAGGGAGCGCTCACGGTGTCGCCGAACACCGAGGTGACCGGCATCGACGTCGAGAACGGGGCGATTGCGCGGGTGCACACGAGCAACGGCCCGATCGAGACCGACAAGGTCCTCATCGCCTGCGGAGTCTGGAGCCCGCGCATCGCGGCCATGGCCGGTGCCGCGCTTCCACTGACTCCGGCCGTGCACCAGATGATCAGTGCCGGGCCCGTCCCTCAGCTGGCCGAGCAGACGGGCGAGATCTCGTTCCCGATCGTGCGCGACATGGACGCCCTCTGCTACGAACGCCAGCACGGATCCGATATGGAGATCGGCTCCTACGCCCACCGGGCGATCCTCCACGAACCCGACGACATCCCCTCGATCGAGGCGGCGAAGCTCTCCCCCACGGAGATGCCCTTCACCGACGAGGACTTCGACCCGCAGCTCGAACAGGCCCTCGAACTCATGCCCGACGTCCTGTCCGACCCGGACGTCGAGATCCGCTACGCGATCAACGGTCTGCTGTCCCTGACTCCGGACGGGCCCCCGATCCTCGGCGAATCGCCCGAGGTCAAGGGTCTGTGGTCGGCGGCGGCCGTATGGGTCAAAGAGGGCCCGGGAGTGGGCCGAGCCGTGGCCGAGTGGATGACGAACGGGCTGCCCGAGATCGACGTCCAAGGTGCCGACATCGCCCGCTTCCACCCGCACCAGCGCACCCGCGAACATGTCAGAGCCCGCACCTCCGAGGCCTTCATCAAGACCTACGGCATCGTCCACCCGGGCGAACAGTGGAACTCCGACCGCAACGTCCGCCTCTCCCCCATGCATGAGCGCGAGAAGGAACTCGGCGCCGTCTTCTTCGAAGTCGGCGGCTGGGAACGCCCCCAGTGGTACGAGTCGAATGCGCCCCTGCTCGAGGAGTTCGGCGAGCGCGTCATGGACCGCACCGCGGAATGGGACTCCCGCTGGTGGTCGCCGATCATCAATGCCGAACACCTCGCCCTGCGTGAGCGCGCCGGTCTCGTCGACCTCTCGAGCTTCGTCATCTTCGACGTGATCGGTCCCGCCGCCCTCGACGCGGTCCAGGCGATCGTGCTGGCGCAGATGGACGTGAGCATCGGCCGGGTCGTCTACACCCCGGTTCTCGACGAAGCGGGCGGCTTCCGCTCGGACCTGACCATCATGCGTCTGGGTCACGACCGGTTCCGCGTCGTCACGGGCGCCGCCCACGGCATGGTCGACGTGAAATGGTTCGCCGACCGCCTCCCGGACACCGGTGCCCAGATCGCCGACCTCACCTCCTCGTGGACGACGATCGGCCTCTGGGGGCCACGCGCCCGTGACATCCTCTCCCAGGTCACGAACGCGGACGTGAGCCACGAGGGCTTCAAGTTCGGCACCGCCCGCACCATCGAGGTCGGGTCGCTGACGGTGCTGGCCTCCCGCATCTCCTACGTCGGCGATCTGGGGTGGGAGCTCTACGTCCCCATGGAATCCGGGCTCAAACTCTGGGACACCCTCACCGAGGCGGGCGGGGAGCACGGTCTCGTGCCCGTCGGCCTCGGCGTCTACGGCACCACGGGTCGCATCGAGAAGGGCTACCGCTCCTTCGGGGCCGAACTCGACTCCGAGCGCACCGTCGTCGAGGTCGGCATGGCCCGCCCGAAGGTGAAGTCGCAGAACTTCGTCGGTCGCGCCGCCCACCTGCGGCACAGGGAGGAGGACCCGAAGACTGTCCTGTGCTCCCTGACCGTCGACGATCAGACGAGCTCCAGCGGCGTGCAGCGCTTCATGCTCGGCGGGGAACCCATCCTGTCCCAGGACGGCCGGCCGTTGGTCGACGGTCACGGACGGAACTCCTACGTCACCTCGGCGGGGCCGGCTCCGAGCCTGGGAAAGCACGTCCTCATGGCCTTCCTCCCTCCCGCCGAGGCGGTTCTGGGCAACCAGCTCACCGTCGTCTACATGGAGGAGTCCTACCCGGTGACGGTGGCCTCGATCGATTCGACCCCGCTGTTCGATCCCAGCAACGAGAACATCAGGAGGTAG